The Garra rufa chromosome 8, GarRuf1.0, whole genome shotgun sequence genome has a segment encoding these proteins:
- the LOC141341090 gene encoding E3 ubiquitin-protein ligase CHIP-like, whose translation MASSPEKSSSAQELKEQGNRLFLSRKYQEAATCYSKAINRNPSVAVYYTNRALCYVKLQQYDKALADCKHALELDSQSVKAHFFLGQCQLELENYEEAIGNLQRAYNLAKEQRLNFGDDIPSALRIAKKKRWNSIEEKRISQENELHAYLTKLILAEKERELDDRVKQSEDSQNGGEISKIKSKHDKYLMDMDELFSQVDEKRKKREIPDYLCGKISFELMREPCITPSGITYDRKDIEEHLQRVGHFDPVTRSPLTQDQLIPNLAMKEVIDAFIQENGWVEDY comes from the coding sequence ATGGCGAGCAGCCCTGAGAAAAGCTCCTCCGCGCAGGAGCTCAAGGAGCAGGGCAACCGTCTGTTCCTCAGCCGCAAGTACCAGGAGGCCGCAACCTGCTACAGCAAAGCTATTAACCGTAACCCGTCAGTGGCCGTATACTACACTAACAGAGCACTATGCTACGTGAAGCTGCAGCAGTACGACAAGGCGCTGGCCGACTGTAAACACGCCCTCGAGCTCGACAGCCAATCCGTGAAGGCCCACTTCTTCCTGGGCCAGTGTCAGCTAGAACTGGAGAATTATGAAGAGGCCATCGGCAATCTACAGAGAGCTTATAACCTGGCAAAGGAACAGCGGCTGAATTTTGGAGACGATATCCCAAGTGCTCTTCGCATTGCCAAGAAGAAACGCTGGAACAGCATAGAAGAGAAACGAATCAGCCAAGAAAACGAGCTGCACGCCTATCTCACCAAACTCATCCTGgccgagaaagagagagagctagACGACAGAGTCAAGCAATCAGAGGACAGTCAGAACGGAGGCGAGATCAGCAAGATCAAATCTAAACACGATAAATATTTGATGGACATGGATGAGCTTTTCTCTCAAGTAGATGAAAAGAGGAAGAAGCGAGAGATCCCAGATTACCTGTGTGGGAAGATCAGTTTTGAGCTGATGAGAGAACCCTGCATTACTCCTAGCGGCATAACCTACGATCGCAAGGACATCGAGGAACATCTACAGCGTGTTGGCCATTTTGACCCAGTCACCCGGAGCCCACTGACCCAAGATCAGCTGATCCCCAATCTGGCCATGAAGGAAGTGATCGACGCTTTCATCCAGGAGAACGGCTGGGTGGAGGActactaa